A stretch of Paenibacillus mucilaginosus 3016 DNA encodes these proteins:
- the clpC gene encoding ATP-dependent protease ATP-binding subunit ClpC translates to MMFGRFTERAQKVLSLAQEEAVRLGHNNIGTEHILLGLIREGEGIAAKALIALGLGLEKIQDEVESLIGRGQEQPSNIAYTPRAKKVIELSMDEARKLGHTYVGTEHILLGLIREGEGVAARVLGNLGVSLNKARQQVLQLLGSSEVVSPNHGNPANVNTPTLDGLARDLTAYAKEGNLDPVIGRSKEIERVIQVLSRRTKNNPVLIGEPGVGKTAIAEGLAQKIVANEIPETLRDKRVMTLDMGSVVAGTKYRGEFEDRLKKIMDEIRQAGNIVLFIDELHTLIGAGGAEGAIDASNILKPALARGELQCIGATTLDEYRKYIEKDAALERRFQPITVDQPSPDEAIQILHGLRDRYEAHHRVKITDEAIEQAVKLSDRYITDRFLPDKAIDLIDEASSKVRLRSYTVPPDLKKLESRLEDIRKEKDAAVQSQEFEKAASLRDTEQKLREELDSTKNEWKEKQGRTDSEVTPDDIAQVVASWTGIPVVKLAEEETQRLLQMESILHDRVIGQDEAVKAVSRAIRRARAGLKDPKRPMGSFIFLGPTGVGKTELARALAESLFGDENSVIRIDMSEYMEKHSTSRLVGAPPGYVGYEEGGQLTEKVRRKPYSVVLLDEIEKAHPEVFNILLQVLEDGRLTDSKGRTVDFRNTLIIMTSNVGADVIKKNSTLGFTATIDAGKEYGNMKDKVMGELKKSFRPEFLNRIDEIIVFHSLDEAHIGQIVSLMAEELRKRLKEQEVDFVLTDAAKAFLAKEGYDPSFGARPLRRAIQKHIEDRLSEELLRGNISKGDTLTIDEKDGDLVVERTQGVTSQA, encoded by the coding sequence ATGATGTTTGGCAGATTTACGGAACGCGCACAGAAAGTGCTCTCTTTGGCTCAAGAAGAAGCGGTACGCTTGGGACATAACAATATCGGCACAGAGCATATCCTGCTCGGCCTGATTCGTGAAGGCGAAGGGATTGCAGCGAAGGCGCTGATTGCGCTGGGTCTTGGACTTGAGAAAATCCAGGATGAAGTGGAATCCCTGATCGGCAGAGGTCAAGAACAGCCCTCCAATATTGCTTACACCCCGCGGGCGAAAAAAGTCATCGAGCTGTCGATGGATGAAGCCCGCAAGCTGGGACACACGTATGTGGGGACGGAGCATATCCTGCTCGGTCTGATCCGTGAGGGAGAAGGCGTCGCTGCACGCGTGCTCGGCAACCTGGGCGTAAGCCTCAACAAGGCACGCCAGCAGGTGCTTCAGCTGCTTGGCAGCAGCGAAGTAGTCTCGCCGAATCATGGTAACCCGGCCAATGTGAATACGCCGACGCTGGACGGCCTGGCCCGTGACCTGACGGCTTACGCCAAGGAAGGTAACCTCGATCCGGTCATCGGCCGGAGCAAGGAAATTGAGCGCGTAATTCAGGTGCTCAGCCGCCGGACGAAGAACAACCCGGTTCTGATCGGGGAACCCGGCGTAGGTAAGACGGCAATTGCCGAAGGATTGGCCCAGAAAATCGTCGCCAACGAAATTCCGGAAACGCTTCGTGACAAGCGCGTCATGACGCTGGATATGGGATCCGTGGTAGCCGGTACGAAGTACCGCGGCGAATTCGAGGACCGTCTCAAGAAGATCATGGACGAAATTCGTCAAGCCGGCAACATCGTGCTCTTCATCGATGAGCTTCACACGCTGATCGGTGCAGGGGGAGCGGAAGGCGCGATTGACGCTTCCAACATCCTGAAACCTGCTCTTGCCCGCGGCGAGCTGCAGTGCATCGGGGCCACGACGCTGGACGAATACCGCAAATATATTGAGAAAGACGCAGCTCTGGAGCGCCGCTTCCAACCGATTACGGTGGATCAGCCATCGCCGGACGAAGCGATCCAGATCCTGCACGGTCTGCGTGACCGTTACGAAGCGCATCACCGGGTGAAAATCACCGATGAGGCCATCGAACAGGCTGTGAAGCTGTCAGACCGCTACATTACGGACCGCTTCCTACCGGACAAAGCGATTGACTTGATCGACGAGGCGAGCTCCAAAGTGAGGCTCCGCTCCTATACGGTACCGCCGGATCTGAAGAAGCTCGAAAGCCGGCTTGAGGATATCCGCAAGGAGAAGGATGCTGCGGTGCAGAGCCAGGAGTTCGAGAAGGCCGCATCCCTGCGGGACACGGAACAGAAGCTGCGTGAAGAGCTCGATTCCACGAAGAATGAGTGGAAGGAGAAGCAGGGCCGCACGGACTCCGAAGTGACACCGGATGACATTGCCCAGGTAGTCGCAAGCTGGACCGGCATTCCGGTCGTGAAGCTGGCGGAGGAAGAGACGCAGCGCCTGCTTCAGATGGAATCGATCCTTCACGACCGGGTCATCGGTCAGGATGAAGCCGTTAAGGCCGTATCCCGTGCCATCCGCCGGGCGAGAGCAGGTCTCAAGGATCCGAAGCGTCCGATGGGCTCCTTCATCTTCCTTGGTCCTACAGGGGTAGGTAAAACCGAGCTTGCCCGTGCGCTTGCCGAATCTCTGTTCGGTGATGAAAACTCCGTGATCCGGATCGACATGTCCGAGTATATGGAGAAGCATTCCACCTCCCGTCTGGTAGGGGCGCCTCCAGGATATGTCGGGTACGAAGAAGGCGGCCAGCTCACCGAGAAAGTACGCCGCAAGCCTTACTCGGTCGTGCTTCTCGATGAGATCGAGAAAGCTCACCCGGAAGTGTTCAACATTCTTCTGCAGGTGCTGGAAGACGGCCGTCTGACCGATTCCAAGGGACGTACGGTAGACTTCCGCAACACCCTGATCATCATGACATCCAACGTCGGTGCCGATGTCATCAAGAAGAACTCGACCCTTGGCTTTACCGCCACGATTGATGCCGGCAAAGAGTACGGCAACATGAAGGATAAGGTCATGGGCGAGCTCAAGAAGAGCTTCCGTCCGGAGTTCCTGAACCGGATCGACGAGATCATTGTGTTCCACTCCCTGGACGAAGCGCACATCGGTCAGATCGTTTCCCTCATGGCGGAAGAACTCCGCAAGCGCCTGAAAGAGCAGGAAGTGGACTTTGTTCTGACGGATGCGGCCAAGGCCTTCCTTGCCAAAGAAGGCTATGATCCTTCCTTCGGTGCAAGACCGCTTCGCCGGGCGATCCAGAAGCATATCGAAGACCGCCTGTCCGAAGAGCTGCTCCGCGGCAACATCAGCAAAGGAGATACGCTCACGATCGACGAGAAAGATGGAGACCTCGTGGTCGAGCGTACCCAAGGGGTAACATCGCAGGCATAA
- a CDS encoding protein arginine kinase yields MTEASRFTQHALSEWMKGEGPDSDIVISSRIRLARNIREYPFPMLATNGQSKEVAELAAKVLESEELGTISRFTLLPLADLDELQRRVLVEKHLISPALANESRNGAVILSDNESISIMVNEEDHLRIQCLCPGFQIKEAWDLAGQIDDVFETQLEYAFDEKRGYMTSCPTNVGTGIRASVMIHLPALVLTQQINRILSAITQVGLAVRGLYGEGSEALGNLFQISNQITLGQSEEEIIDNLYSVVRQIIEHERAARQRLIHETRPKILDRVSRSYGILSYAAIMDSKEAAQRLSDVRLGIDLGFIKNVSPHVLNELLVMTQPGFLQQTAGEKLTPEERDIRRAQLIREKISAAG; encoded by the coding sequence ATGACGGAAGCGAGCCGTTTCACCCAGCATGCGCTGAGTGAATGGATGAAGGGGGAAGGGCCTGATTCGGATATCGTCATCTCCAGCCGGATCCGTCTTGCCCGGAACATCCGGGAATACCCTTTCCCCATGCTGGCCACGAACGGGCAGTCCAAGGAGGTTGCCGAGCTGGCTGCCAAGGTATTGGAGAGCGAAGAGCTGGGAACGATCTCCCGTTTCACGCTGCTCCCGCTTGCGGATCTGGATGAGCTGCAGCGCCGCGTCCTGGTGGAGAAGCATCTCATCTCCCCGGCATTAGCCAACGAGTCCCGTAACGGAGCGGTCATCCTGAGCGACAACGAGTCGATCTCCATCATGGTGAATGAAGAGGACCACCTTCGAATACAATGCTTGTGCCCCGGCTTTCAGATCAAGGAAGCATGGGACCTGGCAGGGCAGATCGACGATGTCTTCGAGACGCAGCTGGAATATGCCTTCGACGAGAAGCGCGGGTATATGACAAGCTGTCCGACGAATGTAGGCACCGGCATTCGGGCCTCAGTTATGATTCACCTGCCGGCTCTGGTGTTGACGCAGCAGATTAACCGGATTTTATCCGCAATCACGCAGGTAGGGTTGGCAGTAAGGGGCTTGTACGGCGAAGGCAGCGAGGCCCTCGGCAACTTATTCCAGATTTCCAATCAGATTACCCTCGGGCAATCGGAAGAGGAGATCATCGATAATTTGTACAGCGTCGTCCGCCAGATTATCGAACATGAGAGGGCGGCACGGCAGAGGCTGATCCATGAGACCCGTCCCAAGATTCTGGACCGGGTCAGCCGTTCCTACGGCATACTCTCTTATGCGGCGATTATGGATTCCAAGGAAGCGGCTCAGAGGCTGTCCGACGTAAGGCTGGGGATTGATCTCGGCTTTATCAAAAATGTGTCGCCGCACGTGCTCAATGAGCTGCTTGTGATGACACAACCTGGTTTTTTACAGCAGACAGCAGGAGAAAAGCTAACGCCTGAAGAAAGAGACATAAGAAGGGCTCAGCTCATCCGGGAAAAAATCTCGGCAGCCGGCTGA
- a CDS encoding UvrB/UvrC motif-containing protein, whose amino-acid sequence MLCQECGKKQATLHFTKILNGEKTEFHICETCAREKGELIPGTPNGFSIHNLLSGLLDFEPSAHSTVANKAQPSRCEHCGLTYGQFSKVGRFGCSECYKYFGDKLDPLFKRVHGNTVHIGKVPKRSGGLIKYKREIDQLKKDMLIRIENEEFEQAAQIRDQIRELEKKVAEG is encoded by the coding sequence ATGCTTTGTCAGGAATGCGGCAAAAAGCAGGCTACCCTGCATTTTACGAAAATCCTGAATGGTGAAAAAACGGAATTTCACATCTGTGAAACCTGTGCAAGGGAAAAAGGGGAACTGATCCCGGGCACGCCTAACGGCTTCTCGATTCACAATCTGCTCAGCGGGCTCCTGGACTTCGAGCCTTCGGCCCACAGCACGGTTGCGAATAAAGCCCAACCCAGCCGGTGCGAGCACTGCGGCTTAACTTACGGACAATTCAGTAAGGTAGGGCGCTTCGGCTGCAGCGAATGCTACAAGTACTTCGGTGACAAACTCGATCCCCTGTTCAAACGGGTGCATGGGAACACGGTCCATATCGGTAAGGTTCCGAAGCGTTCGGGTGGGTTAATTAAATATAAACGTGAGATCGATCAGCTGAAGAAAGACATGCTGATTCGCATAGAGAACGAGGAATTTGAGCAGGCGGCACAGATCCGGGACCAGATCCGGGAGCTGGAGAAGAAGGTTGCCGAAGGGTGA
- a CDS encoding CtsR family transcriptional regulator: MRNVSEMIEQYLKQVLQQSPDGVIEIQRNDLADQFQCVPSQINYVISTRFTLEKGYVVESKRGGGGYIRIQRIELHSHGAVLDHIFQTISTHMDQTASEGLLYQLEEGGFITPREAGIMKAAVAREVLGLKLPLRDELRARMLKAMLIALLSK; the protein is encoded by the coding sequence ATGCGCAATGTTTCAGAAATGATAGAACAGTATCTGAAGCAGGTATTGCAGCAGAGCCCCGATGGCGTAATCGAGATTCAGCGCAACGATCTGGCGGATCAGTTTCAATGTGTGCCTTCCCAGATTAATTATGTGATTAGTACCCGATTTACCCTGGAGAAGGGCTATGTGGTCGAGAGCAAGCGCGGGGGAGGCGGTTACATCCGCATCCAGAGAATCGAGCTCCACTCCCATGGAGCCGTACTGGATCATATCTTCCAGACGATCTCGACGCATATGGATCAGACGGCATCCGAAGGTCTGCTGTATCAGCTGGAAGAGGGCGGGTTTATCACCCCTCGCGAAGCCGGGATCATGAAGGCTGCCGTAGCCCGGGAAGTCCTGGGACTCAAGCTTCCATTGAGGGATGAACTCCGTGCCCGGATGCTGAAGGCTATGCTGATTGCCTTATTGAGCAAATAA
- the lysS gene encoding lysine--tRNA ligase — MSVELELNELLQIRRGKLDELRSMGIDPFGQKYERTHHAAEITKAYEEKSKEELDELKAEVSIAGRIMQKREMGKAGFAHLQDITGKIQIYVRADAVGETPYKAYDLLDIGDIIGIRGTVFKTKTGELSVKASSVVVLSKSLLPLPEKYHGLKDVELRYRQRYVDLIMNQDVQQTFIARSKIIQSMRRYLDALGYLEVETPTLHAIAGGAAARPFITHHNALDMQLYMRIAIELHLKRLIVGGMEKVYEIGRVYRNEGISTRHNPEFTMIELYEAYADYKDIMKLTEEMIAHIAQEVLGTTTIMYQGHEVNLAPQWRRVTMVDAIKEVVGVDFSVQMSDEEAHRLAKEHKVPVEPTMTFGHIVNQFFETFVEETLIQPTFITGHPVAISPLAKKSDADPRFTDRFELFIVAREHANAFTELNDPIDQRERFAAQLVEREQGNDEAHEMDEDFVRALEYGMPPTGGLGIGIDRLVMLLTDAPSIRDVLLFPLMRERQGE; from the coding sequence ATGAGTGTTGAACTGGAATTGAACGAACTGCTTCAAATTCGACGCGGCAAGCTGGACGAGCTGAGATCTATGGGAATCGATCCGTTCGGTCAAAAGTACGAAAGAACACACCACGCCGCCGAGATTACCAAGGCCTATGAAGAGAAGTCCAAAGAAGAACTGGACGAGCTCAAGGCAGAGGTCAGCATTGCCGGCCGGATTATGCAGAAGCGGGAGATGGGGAAGGCCGGATTTGCCCACCTGCAGGACATTACAGGTAAGATCCAGATCTATGTGCGTGCGGACGCTGTAGGGGAGACTCCTTACAAAGCCTATGACCTGCTCGACATCGGGGATATTATCGGTATTCGGGGAACGGTATTCAAGACGAAGACGGGAGAGCTTTCCGTGAAGGCCTCTTCTGTCGTCGTTCTTTCCAAATCGCTGCTTCCTCTGCCGGAGAAGTACCATGGCTTGAAGGACGTGGAGCTTCGTTACCGCCAGCGCTACGTCGACCTGATTATGAATCAGGATGTTCAGCAGACGTTCATCGCCCGTTCGAAGATCATTCAATCGATGCGCCGCTACCTGGATGCCCTCGGCTATCTTGAGGTGGAGACGCCTACTCTGCATGCGATTGCCGGCGGTGCTGCCGCCCGTCCGTTCATTACGCATCATAATGCGCTGGATATGCAGTTGTATATGCGTATTGCCATCGAGCTGCACCTGAAGCGCCTGATTGTCGGCGGCATGGAGAAGGTGTATGAGATCGGCCGTGTTTACCGTAATGAGGGAATTTCCACGCGTCACAATCCGGAATTCACGATGATTGAGCTGTATGAGGCGTATGCCGATTATAAGGATATCATGAAGCTGACGGAGGAAATGATCGCGCATATCGCTCAGGAAGTGCTCGGCACTACAACGATTATGTACCAGGGCCATGAGGTCAACCTGGCTCCACAGTGGCGCCGTGTGACGATGGTCGATGCGATTAAGGAAGTGGTAGGCGTTGATTTCAGCGTGCAGATGAGCGACGAGGAAGCACACCGTCTGGCCAAAGAGCATAAGGTTCCTGTAGAGCCTACCATGACCTTCGGCCATATTGTGAACCAGTTCTTCGAGACGTTCGTCGAGGAGACACTGATTCAGCCGACGTTCATCACGGGTCATCCGGTGGCAATCTCACCATTGGCCAAAAAGAGTGACGCCGATCCGCGTTTCACGGACCGCTTCGAGCTCTTTATCGTGGCGCGTGAGCATGCGAATGCCTTCACGGAGCTGAACGATCCGATCGACCAGCGGGAGCGTTTTGCCGCGCAGCTTGTGGAACGCGAGCAGGGCAATGACGAGGCGCATGAGATGGATGAAGATTTCGTCCGTGCCCTGGAATACGGTATGCCGCCTACAGGCGGACTTGGCATCGGCATCGACCGGCTGGTCATGCTGCTTACAGATGCCCCGTCGATTCGCGACGTACTGCTCTTCCCTCTGATGCGTGAGCGTCAGGGAGAATAA
- the greA gene encoding transcription elongation factor GreA, with protein sequence MSEKEVILTQEGLKKLEEELEHLKSVKRREVAERIKIAIGYGDISENSEYEDAKNEQAFVEGRIITLEKMLRNARIINSDEVDTDTVGVGSIVILKDLEFGDIVEYSIVGTAESDPFQNKISNESPVGKAILGKRKGSVVDVNVPAGVIQYEILEIKK encoded by the coding sequence ATGAGCGAAAAAGAAGTCATTCTCACGCAGGAAGGTTTGAAAAAGCTCGAGGAAGAGCTGGAGCATCTCAAATCGGTGAAACGCCGTGAAGTGGCGGAGCGGATCAAGATCGCCATCGGCTACGGAGATATCAGCGAGAACTCCGAGTACGAAGATGCGAAGAATGAGCAGGCCTTTGTGGAAGGACGGATCATCACGCTCGAGAAGATGCTGCGTAACGCCCGCATTATCAACAGCGATGAAGTCGATACCGATACCGTAGGCGTTGGGTCCATCGTAATTCTGAAGGACCTGGAGTTCGGCGATATCGTGGAATATTCGATTGTGGGTACAGCGGAGTCCGACCCGTTCCAGAACAAGATTTCCAATGAAAGCCCTGTGGGCAAGGCCATTCTCGGCAAACGCAAAGGCTCCGTAGTGGATGTCAACGTACCTGCCGGTGTGATTCAATACGAGATCCTCGAAATCAAGAAGTAA
- the dusB gene encoding tRNA dihydrouridine synthase DusB, with protein MLTIGGVTAPNKVVLAPMAGVCNPAFRLIAKEFGCGLVCAEMVSDKAILHGNHRTLEMLYVDEREKPLSLQIFGGDTETLVEAAKYVDQHTNADIIDINMGCPVPKITKCDAGARWLLDPGKIEQMVSTVSKAVSKPLTVKMRIGWDDDHVYAVQNAKAVENGGGAAVAVHGRTRVQMYTGHANWDIIKEVKESVSIPVIGNGDVFTPEDAKRMLDTTGVDGVMIGRAALGNPWMLYRTIQYLTNGELPPEPSPHEKIQIAILHLDRLTALKGEAVAVKEMRKHLAWYLKGLRGGARVKDAIMEQTKRDAMIELLNDYISNLDEPEIAAQ; from the coding sequence ATGCTTACCATAGGCGGGGTTACAGCCCCGAACAAAGTAGTCCTTGCACCGATGGCCGGTGTCTGTAATCCGGCTTTCCGTTTGATCGCCAAAGAATTCGGCTGCGGCTTGGTCTGTGCCGAGATGGTCAGCGACAAGGCAATTCTTCACGGCAACCACCGTACGCTCGAGATGCTCTATGTGGATGAGCGGGAGAAGCCGCTGTCCCTGCAGATCTTCGGCGGGGATACGGAGACGCTGGTGGAGGCGGCCAAGTATGTCGACCAGCACACCAATGCGGATATCATCGATATCAACATGGGCTGTCCCGTACCTAAGATCACCAAGTGCGATGCCGGAGCCCGCTGGCTGCTTGATCCCGGTAAGATCGAACAGATGGTCTCTACGGTCTCCAAGGCCGTATCGAAGCCGCTGACTGTCAAGATGCGCATCGGCTGGGATGACGATCACGTGTACGCCGTCCAGAACGCCAAAGCGGTGGAGAACGGCGGCGGGGCGGCCGTGGCCGTGCATGGCCGTACGCGGGTTCAGATGTATACCGGCCACGCGAACTGGGATATCATTAAGGAAGTCAAAGAGTCCGTCTCCATTCCGGTGATCGGCAATGGAGATGTCTTTACGCCGGAGGACGCCAAGCGCATGCTGGATACGACCGGCGTCGATGGCGTAATGATCGGACGGGCGGCACTGGGCAACCCTTGGATGCTGTACCGCACCATTCAGTATCTCACCAACGGGGAGCTTCCTCCAGAGCCTAGTCCTCACGAGAAGATCCAGATTGCCATTCTTCACCTGGACCGCCTGACGGCATTGAAGGGCGAGGCGGTGGCTGTGAAGGAGATGCGCAAGCATCTCGCCTGGTATCTCAAGGGTCTTCGCGGCGGAGCCCGCGTCAAGGATGCGATCATGGAACAGACCAAGCGCGATGCGATGATCGAGCTGCTGAATGACTATATTTCCAACCTGGATGAGCCTGAGATTGCGGCGCAATAG
- a CDS encoding helix-turn-helix domain-containing protein — MEKNAVAQRIRAFRKLKGFTQNELADRLDVSIAILGSIERGTRKPDPKIIRKISDALGIEPEELMAASGSSSRHSS; from the coding sequence ATGGAAAAGAATGCAGTAGCCCAGCGCATCCGCGCTTTTCGCAAATTGAAAGGTTTCACTCAGAATGAGCTGGCGGACCGGCTGGATGTGTCCATTGCCATCCTCGGCTCCATCGAACGCGGTACCCGTAAACCCGACCCCAAGATTATACGCAAAATATCCGACGCGCTCGGCATCGAGCCGGAAGAACTGATGGCGGCATCCGGAAGTTCCTCCCGCCACAGCTCGTGA
- the folK gene encoding 2-amino-4-hydroxy-6-hydroxymethyldihydropteridine diphosphokinase, producing the protein MMNEEKADIHSQEDLAVAYIGLGSNLGDREQYLKEALRMLEEHPEIRILGLSSFYETDPVGYVDQDPFLNMVAAVGTTLSPEDLFAQMLGAEQHLGRKREVRWGPRTIDLDLLLYGSRTQEDPRLILPHPRMMERAFVLIPLIEVMKAQNPQQAGALEDHLRRLSGKEGVTLWKRMQ; encoded by the coding sequence ATGATGAACGAAGAGAAGGCGGATATACATTCGCAGGAAGATCTGGCGGTGGCTTATATCGGCCTCGGCTCCAACCTGGGCGACCGGGAGCAGTACCTGAAGGAGGCGCTCCGCATGCTGGAAGAGCATCCGGAGATCCGCATCCTCGGCTTGTCCTCCTTCTATGAGACGGATCCGGTCGGCTATGTCGATCAGGACCCGTTCCTGAACATGGTGGCGGCAGTCGGAACGACGCTGTCGCCGGAGGATTTGTTTGCGCAGATGCTGGGTGCCGAGCAGCACCTGGGGCGCAAGCGGGAGGTGCGATGGGGGCCAAGAACCATCGATCTCGATCTGTTGCTCTACGGAAGCCGCACTCAAGAGGATCCCCGTCTGATTCTGCCGCATCCCCGCATGATGGAACGTGCCTTCGTGCTCATTCCGCTCATCGAGGTGATGAAGGCTCAGAATCCGCAGCAGGCAGGGGCCCTCGAAGATCATCTTCGGCGGCTTTCAGGAAAGGAAGGCGTTACGTTATGGAAAAGAATGCAGTAG
- the folB gene encoding dihydroneopterin aldolase — MDRIVMKGMAFYGYHGVFPEENKLGARYHVDTELYMALDQPGRSDALEDTVNYAAVHDTIKGIVEGETFKLIEALAERIASEVLRTYTSINEITVRVQKPHPPAPIHFEGVTVEIHRKRA; from the coding sequence ATGGACCGGATCGTGATGAAGGGGATGGCCTTTTATGGCTATCATGGAGTATTTCCGGAAGAAAACAAGCTCGGGGCGCGCTATCATGTGGATACAGAGCTGTATATGGCTCTGGATCAACCGGGGCGCTCGGATGCCTTGGAGGATACCGTGAATTACGCTGCCGTACATGATACCATCAAGGGGATCGTGGAGGGCGAGACCTTCAAATTAATCGAGGCGCTCGCGGAGCGTATTGCATCCGAGGTGCTTCGAACTTATACTAGTATAAATGAAATTACCGTGCGCGTGCAGAAACCGCACCCGCCGGCCCCCATCCATTTTGAAGGTGTTACCGTGGAGATTCACAGAAAGCGGGCATAG
- the folP gene encoding dihydropteroate synthase — METSERGRSSDTTSVLEREFPGRDKRTLIMGILNVTPDSFSDGGRYIDPASAVERAKQMLEEGADILDIGGESTRPGFAPVPLEEELRRVLPAIRAIREAGIKVPISIDTYKAETARQALEAGATWLNDIWGLQRDEAMARVAAEYAAPIVLMHNRTEPVYANFIQDVVDDLQRTVERARAAGIAEEQIILDPGIGFAKTYEQNLQLMNHLERIVGLGFPVLLGTSRKRMIHQTLQLPPHDVVEGTAATVALGVAQGCRIMRVHDVRAMRRVADMTDAIIRQR; from the coding sequence ATGGAGACTTCAGAGCGTGGACGCAGCAGCGATACAACATCCGTCTTGGAGCGTGAATTTCCGGGCAGGGATAAGCGTACCCTTATTATGGGAATCCTGAATGTCACCCCGGATTCGTTCTCGGACGGGGGACGGTATATCGACCCGGCGTCTGCCGTGGAACGGGCGAAGCAGATGCTGGAAGAAGGAGCCGATATCCTGGATATCGGCGGCGAGTCGACAAGACCCGGCTTCGCACCGGTTCCGCTGGAGGAAGAGCTGCGGCGTGTGCTGCCTGCCATTCGTGCAATCCGGGAGGCGGGCATTAAGGTTCCTATCTCCATTGATACATACAAGGCGGAGACGGCCCGGCAGGCTTTGGAGGCCGGGGCCACTTGGCTTAATGATATTTGGGGCCTCCAAAGGGATGAGGCTATGGCCCGGGTAGCCGCCGAATATGCGGCTCCTATCGTGCTGATGCATAATCGGACCGAGCCGGTGTATGCTAACTTTATCCAGGACGTAGTGGACGATCTGCAGCGGACCGTGGAACGGGCGAGGGCCGCAGGGATTGCGGAGGAGCAGATCATTCTCGATCCGGGGATCGGTTTTGCCAAGACGTACGAGCAGAACCTTCAGCTGATGAACCACCTGGAGCGTATTGTCGGGCTCGGCTTTCCGGTGCTTCTCGGCACGTCGCGCAAGCGGATGATCCACCAGACGCTGCAGCTTCCACCGCACGACGTAGTGGAAGGAACCGCTGCTACGGTCGCCCTTGGGGTTGCCCAAGGCTGCCGGATTATGCGGGTGCATGATGTACGTGCCATGCGCCGGGTGGCGGATATGACCGATGCAATCATCAGGCAGAGATAA
- a CDS encoding aminotransferase class IV, producing the protein MKIDLNGQLIEEGQAVVSVYDHGFLYGMGLFETFRTYGGRPFLLEWHLERLAAGCAELDMAFVPDPGGLRRRIARILEDSGLEDAYFRYTVTAGSGALGLPAEPYGQLTEVLYAKPLPPADPEVYRSGRGLQRLALPRSTPEGRTRLKSLHYMNNILAKQEMRKYPWARSAEGLFLDGQGRLCEGIVSNVFFVRKGAIHTPAPETGLLCGITRRFVLSLAGELGIPVHEGFYDWEDLQQADEAFLTNSIQEIVPVTVLWDGQGGQSGIGGGCIGPVTERLLLAYRQAAVGEQMKR; encoded by the coding sequence GTGAAGATCGATCTGAACGGACAGCTCATAGAAGAAGGACAGGCCGTGGTCTCTGTATACGACCACGGTTTTCTTTACGGCATGGGCCTGTTCGAGACCTTCCGCACCTACGGCGGCCGTCCTTTCCTGCTCGAATGGCATCTGGAGCGGCTGGCGGCCGGCTGTGCGGAGCTTGATATGGCCTTCGTGCCGGACCCTGGGGGACTGCGGCGGCGGATCGCCCGGATCCTGGAAGACAGCGGTCTGGAAGATGCGTATTTCCGGTACACGGTCACGGCGGGCAGCGGTGCGCTCGGTCTGCCCGCAGAGCCGTACGGGCAGCTGACCGAAGTGCTGTACGCCAAGCCGCTGCCTCCTGCCGATCCGGAGGTATACCGGAGCGGCCGGGGACTTCAGCGGCTAGCCCTGCCCCGGAGCACACCGGAAGGGCGGACTCGGCTGAAGTCGCTTCACTATATGAACAACATCCTTGCGAAGCAGGAGATGAGGAAGTATCCGTGGGCGCGGAGTGCGGAAGGGCTGTTCCTGGACGGCCAGGGACGATTATGCGAAGGCATTGTCAGCAATGTCTTTTTTGTACGTAAGGGTGCAATCCATACGCCTGCGCCGGAGACCGGGCTCCTCTGCGGCATTACCCGCCGTTTCGTGCTCTCGCTTGCCGGGGAGCTTGGGATACCGGTCCATGAAGGGTTTTACGATTGGGAAGATCTGCAGCAGGCGGACGAGGCATTCCTTACGAATTCGATCCAGGAGATTGTCCCGGTCACCGTTCTATGGGACGGGCAGGGCGGGCAGTCCGGGATCGGCGGCGGCTGCATCGGACCGGTGACGGAGAGGCTGCTTCTGGCATACCGCCAAGCCGCCGTTGGAGAGCAAATGAAGCGATAG